In Candidatus Aminicenantes bacterium, the DNA window GTGGGGCCGGTTACCAGGATGAGGCCCTTGGGCACCCGGCACAGGTTCACCAGCGATTCCGGGATACCCAGTTCTTCGATGGTCATGATCCGGGAGGGGATCAACCGGGAGACCAGGCCCACGCCGCGGATGTCGCGAAAGGCGTTGCAGCGGAAACGGGCCAGGCCGGGCAGGGCATGGCCGAAGTCGGTATCGTGGGTGCGGTTGAACTCTTCCCGGTTGCTTTCCGGCATGATGCGAACCAGGGCGCGGGTCAGACCTTCCTCCGTCACCGGCGGGTATTGCTCCAGGTGAACGATGTCTCCGTCAATGCGCAGAACCGGTTTGCAGTTCGTGGAAAGGTGCAGGTCCGACGCCCCCCTGGCGTGCATCAGGCGGAACAGATCATCCAGTCCCGGAGATGCGCTTCGCTGCGCGCTTTCGTGAGCCGGTGCCCGATTGATTTTGGGAGGGGGAGAAGGGATCTCTCTTTTCTTTTGACCCGTATTGGTCAAACGGACTCCGTCGGCAGGTGCCGCGGTCCGGTCATTTCCGTTATTTCCCGGTTGGGGATTGAATCGCATTTGTTGATCCATCTTCTTTACTCCTTGTGATTTTGCTCTTGTTGATGTGAATGCGGGTACCGTTCAGCTGAAAACCGATGAAGCGTTGCGCGCCGTTCAGGTAATCCAGCAGGCGGGAATTGGGGTCTGGGAGGACTTCCGTCTGTTCAACTCCGATTTCCGCGCTGTTTTTCAGGCTCAAGCGGACTTGCTGTTTCACCGGTTGGGGCGGCGCCGGTTCCGTTTCATGTACCCAGATGATCTCGTCCAGGTTGACCAGTATCAGTGAGTCGGTATCGGGGAACCTGATCGGTATGAACGGCGGCGCATGGTTGAGGAACTCATGCAATGTTTCCGGCCCGCTTCCGAATCGGGAGTGGGGGCTGAGAAACAGCACGCACGCGCCTTTCAGGGCGGGTTGGCAGTCGACAAGTATGGTTACGACTTTCTCAAGTTTTTCCAGTTTAAAGTTTTGATTGGCCATTTTCTTTCATCAACTGTTTGATCTCTTCCTGGTTGTCCAGGAGCAGTTTCACCAACCGGGACTCGAATTGCCGCCCCGACAGGTCGCGAATCATCTCGATCACCGACGCGAAGGGAAGCGCGTCCCGGTACGGCCGTTTTGAAGTGCACGCGTCGAAAAAATCGGCCAGGGCCACGATACGTCCTTCCAGCGGGATCTCCATGCCTTTCAAGCCACAGGGGTAACCTTCGCCGTTCCACCACTCATGGTGGGAAAGGGCGATGTTGTGGGCCATGCGCAGAATCTCGGAGTGTGAGCCCGCCAGGATGCGGGCGCCGATCAGGGTGTGGGTCTTCATCACGGCGAACTCACTGTGGGACAATCTGCCCTTTTTCAAAAGAATGTGGTCGGGAATGCCGATCTTGCCGATATCATGCATGGCCGAGGCCAGGCCGATCTGTTCAACCACGGATCGGGACAGGTCCAGTTTTTCCGTGATCAGGGTGCTGAAACGGCCGATGCGCTTGATATGGCTTCCCGTGTCGCCGTCCTTGAATTCAGAGGCTAAAATCAGGCTTTCCAGGGTATCCATGTAGGATTGGTTGAGATCCCGGTGGGCCTTTTTCATGGCCTCGTACGTGCGGTTCAGGTCGCGGGCGAAAAGCATGGCCTGGGTGTGGGTCATGCGTTCGGGCGACTCGGCTTCAGTTCGATTTCCCGCGGGGAATTCAATGCGGCTGCGCCATCTCGCCATCTCGGCGTGAATCTCGCGGTCAAACGGAGATGTTGGGTTGTTCATGGATGGTTTCTCCCCTGTGCATTGAAATGGCCGGGAACATTGCGTTTGTATGAGGCCGCTTCAACATGCTCAGGACGGTTTCCAGCAATTCATTCGGGCTGAAAGGCTTGGTCAGGTAGGCGTCGGCTCCGGCGGCCAGGCCGTTCTCGATATCCCGTTTCTGCGTGTTGGCCGACAGGATGAGCACAATGCCCCGGAAATCCTTTCGCAGCTTGATTTCCCTGGTGAGGTCGAACCCGTCCATTTCATCCGACAGGTCGACCCCGGTAAGGATCAGGTCCGGTCTTTCCCGCAGGGCCGTCCGCATCGCCGCCTGTCCCCTGGAAAGAATGATCAGGTTTTCAATGCCGCCGCACTCCAGGGTAATGCGCAGCAAGTCGCGGATCTCCGTCTCTCTTTCCACGATCAGCACCTTTTTCTTTTTCACTGATGCCGTGAGATCGTTTTCATGTGTCATGCCCTAGCTGAAGCAACAGGGTTGCCAAATGTGCTGAAAAGAGAAAACAACCTGATATCGGCGATATAAGAAAATTATAATTGAAATGGGGGAAATTTGGGGTGCGATGAAAGGCCACCCGGAACGGACAGATGTTTACAATTAATTCGCGAAAACGGTCAGGACTCGAATACCTCTTCGACCTTGCGGATCAACTCCAGGGGGCTGAAGGGTTTAATGAAATAGGCGTCCGCGCCCGCCTTGAACCCCTCTTCCAGGTCCCGGTCCTGCCCCTTTGCCGTCAGCATCAGGATGGAGATGTGCCGCGTGCTTTTATCTGATTTGAGAATGCGCGTGGCTTCGATGCCGTTGATCTTTCCCGGCATCATGATGTCCATGATAATGAGATCCGGCTTTTCCCGCTGTGCGATCTCGATGGCCTCATCTCCCTTTGAGGCTTTGATGATGCGGACATCGTCGGCGCTCAGGGTGACATCCACCAGCTCGCAGACTTCCATTTGATCGTCGACAATTAAAATGGTTTTCATGGTTGATTTTCTCCCTGGACGGGGTCCCGGTCTATCTTGTTTGTGTCAATGGGAATGGCGAAAACCACTTTGGTCCCCACCCCCGGCCGGCTGTCAATATCGATCCATCCCCCATGTTTATCGAGAATGAGTTTAACGATGCTCATGCCCAGCCCGGTGCCCGGAGGGGCTGTATCGCTGCTGTTGGCGCGGTAGAATTTTCGGAAAATGTTGCGCACCTGGTCTCTGGTCATGCCGATGCCGCGGTCCTTTATGGTTACCCGGAATTCATCGTTTTTTATCTCGGTGTTGACGTGGACCTCGCCCCCATCAGGTGAATACTTGACGGCGTTGCTGAGCAGGTTCTGCATGATCTGGTCGATTTTTTCCTTATCCGCGCATACGGGTTGGTCGGGCGCCTGCAAATCAGTGGTGAAGCGGTGATCCCTGTAGGAAAGGCGATATAGTTCGATGCGCCCGGCGATGATGTCGTTCAGCCGGCATGGTCCTTTCCTGATTTCGAATCCGACTCCGGATT includes these proteins:
- a CDS encoding HD domain-containing protein; translation: MNNPTSPFDREIHAEMARWRSRIEFPAGNRTEAESPERMTHTQAMLFARDLNRTYEAMKKAHRDLNQSYMDTLESLILASEFKDGDTGSHIKRIGRFSTLITEKLDLSRSVVEQIGLASAMHDIGKIGIPDHILLKKGRLSHSEFAVMKTHTLIGARILAGSHSEILRMAHNIALSHHEWWNGEGYPCGLKGMEIPLEGRIVALADFFDACTSKRPYRDALPFASVIEMIRDLSGRQFESRLVKLLLDNQEEIKQLMKENGQSKL
- a CDS encoding response regulator, whose amino-acid sequence is MTHENDLTASVKKKKVLIVERETEIRDLLRITLECGGIENLIILSRGQAAMRTALRERPDLILTGVDLSDEMDGFDLTREIKLRKDFRGIVLILSANTQKRDIENGLAAGADAYLTKPFSPNELLETVLSMLKRPHTNAMFPAISMHRGETIHEQPNISV
- a CDS encoding response regulator encodes the protein MKTILIVDDQMEVCELVDVTLSADDVRIIKASKGDEAIEIAQREKPDLIIMDIMMPGKINGIEATRILKSDKSTRHISILMLTAKGQDRDLEEGFKAGADAYFIKPFSPLELIRKVEEVFES